The genome window GCGTCCCGAAGTGGCGTCTGCTGCTCCGAATTCCCTGATCCGAAGAGGAAACCCTATGTCGACTGATACGTCAGCGAACACATCCGTATTTCAACGCCGTGAATCCGAAGCCCGCAGCTACTGCCGGGGCTTCGATGCGGTTTTCACCAAGGCAACCGGCTCGGAAGTGACCGACGCCGAGGGCCGCAGCTACATCGACTTTCTCGCCGGCTGCTCGTCGCTCAACTACGGCCACAACGACGCCGACATGAAAGCGGCGCTGATCGACCACATCAGCCGCGATGGCCTGGCCCACGGGCTCGACCTGCACACCGATGCCAAGGCGGGCTTCCTGTCGGCCTTCGAAGAGCACATCCTCCAGCCGCGTGACATGGACCACAAGGTCATGTTCACCGGCCCGACCGGCGCCAATGCCGTCGAGGCGGCGATGAAGCTGGCCCGCAAGGTGACGGGGCGGACCAATATCGTGTCGTTCACCAACGGCTTTCACGGCGTCACCATGGGCGCGCTCGCCGCAACCGGCAACGGCTACCACCGCGGCGGCGCAGGCGCCGACCTCAGCGGCGTGACCCGGATGCCCTACGACGGCTACCTGCCCGGCACCGGCGACACCGCCGACTACCTCGAGGCCATGCTGTCCGACGGCTCCAGCGGCGTCGATGCGCCGGCCGCGATCCTGCTCGAAACCGTGCAGGGCGAAGGCGGGCTCAACGTGGCCAGCAAGGCCTGGGTCAAGCGCGTGGCCGATCTTGCCAAGAAGCACGGCGCGCTGCTGATCGTCGACGACATCCAGGCGGGCTGCGGCCGCACCGGCACCTTCTTCTCCTTCGAGGAGATGGGCGTGACCCCTGACATCGTCACCATGGCCAAGTCGATCTCCGGCTTCGGCCTGCCGATGGCGCTCATGCTCGTGCGCCCCGAATACGACATCTTCGGCCCGGCCGAGCACAACGGCACCTTCCGGGGCAACACCCACGCCTTCGTCACCGCCAAGGTGGCGATCGAGAAGTTCTGGGCCGATCCCGCCTTCCAGACCGAGCTGGCCGAAAAGACCCAACTCATCCAGGAGCGGCTCACCGAACTGGCCGAGCTCGTTCCGGGCGCCAAGCTCAAGGGGCGCGGGTTGATGCAGGGCGTCGACGTCGGCTCGGGCGAGCTGGCGGGCGCGATCTGCGGCCGTGCCTTCAAGGGCGGCCTGATCATCGAGACCTCGGGCAACGAGGATCACGTGGTCAAGGTTCTGGCCCCGATCACCACATCCAAGGAAACCTTCACCAAAGGCTTCGACATCCTCCTGGACGCGGCGCGCGACGTGCTGTCGGGTCCGTCGAAAATTGCAGCGGAGTAACACCATGATTGTCAGAGATTTCAACAACATCATCGCCAGCGACAGCGACCGCGTCGTATCCGACGCGCAGTGGTCCTCGGTGCGGATGCTCCTTGCCAGCGACGGCATGGGCTTTTCGTTCCACATCACCACGCTCGACGCCGGGTCCGAGCACACCTTCGAGTACAAGAACCACTTCGAAAGCGTCTACTGCATGCGCGGCACCGGCTCGATCACCGACCTTGCCACCGGCGAGACCCACCCGATCAAGCCCGGTGTCATGTATGCGCTGAACGAGCACGATCATCACACCCTGCGCGCCGAAGAAGAGCTTGTCATGGCCTGTGTCTTCAACCCACCCGTCACCGGGCAGGAGATTCATCAGGAAGACGGCTCCTACGCGCTCCCCGCCGATTGACAAGAGGCCCCGGCCCCCGCGCCGGGTGAAAAACCTGTGAGTTTTCCCGAACATACCGTCGAAAAAATCGGCGGCACATCAATGAGCAAGCTGGGCTGGCTCACCGATACCCTCATCATCGGTGACCGCGACGCAGCCGATCTGTACCACCGGATCTTCGTGGTGTCCGCC of Oceanicola sp. 502str15 contains these proteins:
- the ectB gene encoding diaminobutyrate--2-oxoglutarate transaminase — translated: MSTDTSANTSVFQRRESEARSYCRGFDAVFTKATGSEVTDAEGRSYIDFLAGCSSLNYGHNDADMKAALIDHISRDGLAHGLDLHTDAKAGFLSAFEEHILQPRDMDHKVMFTGPTGANAVEAAMKLARKVTGRTNIVSFTNGFHGVTMGALAATGNGYHRGGAGADLSGVTRMPYDGYLPGTGDTADYLEAMLSDGSSGVDAPAAILLETVQGEGGLNVASKAWVKRVADLAKKHGALLIVDDIQAGCGRTGTFFSFEEMGVTPDIVTMAKSISGFGLPMALMLVRPEYDIFGPAEHNGTFRGNTHAFVTAKVAIEKFWADPAFQTELAEKTQLIQERLTELAELVPGAKLKGRGLMQGVDVGSGELAGAICGRAFKGGLIIETSGNEDHVVKVLAPITTSKETFTKGFDILLDAARDVLSGPSKIAAE
- a CDS encoding ectoine synthase, which encodes MIVRDFNNIIASDSDRVVSDAQWSSVRMLLASDGMGFSFHITTLDAGSEHTFEYKNHFESVYCMRGTGSITDLATGETHPIKPGVMYALNEHDHHTLRAEEELVMACVFNPPVTGQEIHQEDGSYALPAD